Genomic window (Spirosoma sp. KCTC 42546):
CGGCTGGAACTGGCAGAAGGCTCGCTACGACGCTGAAACCTGGTATTACCGGGGCAATGGTGCTATCGACATCGTAGCCGATACTGATTTTTCGCTGGCGAACTATGCCGATCGGGGTGTTGTCCTGTTCGGAAATGCAACCAATAATGCCGCCTGGAAACAACTACTGGCCGACTGCCCAATCCAACTGGAACGCAATCGTGTGCTGGCAGGTGCTCAGCAGTGGCAGGGCGATGACCTGGCAGCCTATTTCGTTTGGCCGATCAAAGGTTCGAAAACGGCTTCGGTAGCGGTCATTGGTGGCACAGGGCTCAAAGGCATGCGGGCGGCTTCGGCCAACCAGTACTTTGCCGGAGCCAGTGGTTTCCCCGACTTCATGATTTTCGGACTGGACATGGTTCGGGATGGGAGCAAAGGCGTTCGCATGGCGGGCTTCTTTGATAACAACTGGAAACTGATGCCGAACCAGTACGTTGTCAATGGCCAGAAGAGCGGGGCTGAGTAAGCTATTTTAACCACAGAGGCACAGAGGACACAGATTTATAACCTGATTAATATCGCACATTTACCTCTCTGTGTTCTCTGTGCCTCTGTGCCTCTGTGGTTAAAATTTTGTCTTAAACCCAATAGAATAGCCAAGCGAGAACGTAGGAACAGCGATTCTAATAAATTACCCATATTCTAATGATTCGATTACATTACCTGTTACTGGCCTTATTCGTCACCTTGTCTATTCAGGCGCAGGATGTGGCTCAGCGGTACCCGCTTATCCCGTATCCAACATCGCTAACACCTGCATCGGGACAATTTGTCGTAACGGCTCAAACGGCGCTGATCGTTCAGGACAGTCGGTTTGAGAATGAAGCCAGGCAGTTGCAGGCACTGTTAGAACCAGGTCTGGGCAAACGACTCTCCAGCAAAGGGAATAGCTCCAAAATCGTGCTTCAATACGATGCGTCGATTACGAATCCTGAAGGGTATGATCTCACGATTACACCCCAGCAAGTGACGTTGAAAGCCAGTCAGCCCGTCGGGATGTTTCGCGCTGTTCAAACGATTCGTCAACTGCTGCCGGTGGCTATTGAGAAAGCAACGAAACCGCTGTCGTCGATAACGATTCCGGCCGTTCAGATTCGTGACCAACCGGCCTATGCCTGGCGGGGTATGCACCTCGATGTATCGCGGCATTTTTATTCGATGGACTACTTACACACGTTCATTGACCGGCTGGCACTCTATAAATTCAATAAATTTCACCTGCACCTGACCGATGATCAGGGCTGGCGGCTGGAAATAAAAGCCTATCCTAAACTAACGAGCGAAGGGGCGTGGCGAACCTATAATAATCAGGATTCGGTCGTCTTGAAACGGGCGGTCACTAATCCCGACTTTGACCTGCCCAAACAGTTTATCCGGCAACAGAATGGGCAAACGCAGTACGGGGGTTTCTACACCCAGGCACAAATGCGCGACCTGATTGCCTACGCAGCCGCCCGACACGTTGAGATCATTCCCGAAATCGACATGCCCGGCCATCTAACGGCGGCTATTAAGGCGTATCCGTTTCTAAGTTGCACCGGTCAGGAAGGTTGGGGGAAAACGTTTTCAGTACCCATTTGTCCTTGCAACGAGCCAACCTACACGTTCATGGAAACGGTGCTGAGCGAAGTCATCGCACTGTTCCCGAGTCCGTACGTTCATATTGGTGCCGATGAGGTCGAGAAATCGACCTGGGCACAATCGGCGGGTTGCCAGGAGTTGATGAAACGGGAGAACATTAAAAACGTGGAGGAGTTGCAGAGCTATTTCGTGCACCGGATTGAGAAGTTTGTGCAGTCGAAAGGTAAGAAGCTGATGGTTTGGGACGATGCCCTCGAAGGTGGACTTAAGCCGTCTACGGCAGTCATGTACTGGCGCAGTTGGGTAAAAGATGCTCCCCATAAAGCCGCTCAGAACGGGAATGATGTCGTCATGACGCCCGTGAGTAACCTGTATTTTGATAGCCCTCCGGGAATTCAATCCGTCGAAAATATATATAATCTTAACGTCGTGCCTGAACGGATAACCGCTGGGCAAACAAAGCAGTTTCTGGGTGCACAGGCTAACATCTGGACCGAATACATCCCAACCGAAAACCGCGTGGACTACATGAGTATGCCCCGCATGACGGCGCTGGCGGAAGTAGTCTGGACGGCAAAAAAGGATTATTCATCATACCAGAAGCGGCTTCTCCAGCACTTCCTGCGCATGGAGCAACTGGGCATTCATTACCGCCTGCCCGACCTCACGGGTTTTGCCGAGGAGAACGTCTTTGTCGATCAGGCTACGTTACGCATCAAAAAGCCGTTGGACAGCTATTCTCTCCGCTATACAACTGACGGGTCGAACCCTCAGTCAAATTCACCCGAATTACCAGGCGGGTTATCCATTACAAAACCACAAACGGTTAAGGTAGCGGCCTTCACGCCATCGGGTGTGCGGGGCGATGTGTATTCGCTCCGTTACCAGCAGCAAGCCTATGCAACGCCGGTTACCATTGCCAATCCACAAGCCGGTTTAACGAGCAGTTATTTCAAAAAGTACTTCAAGGAAACCAAGCTGATGAAGCAGCAAACCCCCGATAGCACGTATACGATCAACAACGTTGTGGTACCAAAATCCGTAAACGCGCCTAGCTTTGGTATCCAGTTTCGGGGGTATCTGACCGTACCCGAAACGGGTGTTTATAGCTTCTTCTATACCTGCGACGACGGCGGCATTCTCCGTATCGCCGACCGGATGGTGGTCGATAATGATGGCAACCATTTTCCTATCGAAAAAAGTGGTCAGGTGGCTTTACAAAAAGGCGCACACCCCTTCGAAGCCGATTTTATTGAAGGCGGTGGTGGCTTCACGCTCAAACTGAAATACAGCCTGAACGGCTCCGAACCAATGGACATACCGGATAGCTGGTTTGGGCATTGAGGGTGTGAGAAAGCTACATTATCTTAAGCTATCCTGATTGATTTTGTCATGCTGACGAAGGAAGCATTTTAAGATTTCCTTACTTACTCATTAGGATAGTTTAAGATGCTTCCTTCGTCAGCATGACAAAAAATCATCGAATGTTCCTTCATCGAACTAACTACATGAACTATATCAAACACCCGCCGTTCTCGCTTGGCTATCCGACCGGGCTGGCGTACCAGCGTGAGCTATTATTTTGACGGCCTCTAGCCGGAGAAAAATACCAGTACAGCCAATACGGGCCAGAGGCCATTGAAGGAATAGTCCTCACTGGTACGCCAGCCCGGTCGGCGGAGCCAAGCGAGAACGGCAGCGCTAATACATACAACCTGAAAATATCATCAATGAACTATATCAAATACCCACTACTGGCACTGCTACTAGCGCTCCCGTTCTGGACGCAGGCGCAGAAGCAGTATGAATTGAATTCAGGCTGGCAGTGTAGCCCAATTGCAAAAACAAAGGATACTGGCTTAATCATTTCAGCACCGACCTATTCGCTCGCGGGCTGGTTGCCAGCTGTTGTTCCCGGCACCGTGCTAACAACCCTACTGGCCAATAAGCAGGTGCCGGACCCATTCTATGGGATGAACAACAATAAAATCCCGGATATCTATGCCACTGGACGGGACTATTACACCTATTGGTTCGTGAAGGAGTTTCAGGAAACGCCGAAGTCGGGTGAACAGGTATGGCTCAACTTTCGAGGAATAAACTACAGTTGCGATGTGTTTCTGAACGGCCAGAAAGTGAATAGTCGCCCGTTTGTGGGCATGTTTCTGCGGCAGTCGTTTAACATTACATCGCTACTTCGGAAGGATGGTAAAAATCGGCTGGCCGTTATCGTGCATCCACCCGACCCGGTTGGAAACGCCAATGGAGGTCAAGGGGGCGATGGCACTATTGCTAAAAACGTGGCGCACCAGTACGTAGCGGGTTGGGACTGGATTCAACCCATTCGTGATCGGAATACCGGAATCTGGGACAAAGTAACCATCGAAAAAACGGGCGCTGTCAACCTGAAAAATCCACATGTTATTACGAATGTGCCGGGTAAACGCCTTCCCGACGGGCCTCAACAACCAGCAATGATGCGTGTATCCGCCGAGCTGGAAAATACCTCTGCTATGCGGCAGTCGGGGGTGCTTCGGTACACATTGAATGGTCAGGTCGTAACGAAGGCCGTGAGTCTTGCCCCCCGTACGACAACAACCGTCGATTTGCCCGCGCTGACGCTGACGAATCCGAAATTATGGTGGCCTGCCGGATACGGGGAGCAGCACCTGTATCCGATGAATGTGCAGTTCCTGACGGGCGATAAAGCCGTTTCGGATGAGGAAAGCCTGCTGGTGGGTGTCCGCGAAATTCAATCCGAGTGGAACAGCTTTACCCGAAGCCGTCAGGTTTTGGTGAACGGGCAGAAAGTGTTCATTAAAGGGGCCAACTGGATTGTTTCGGATGCGATGCTTCGGTTTACGCCCGAGCGGTACAACGCCGAGATTCGGTTCCACCGCGATATGAACCTGAACCTAATTCGGATCTGGGGTGGTGCGCTGTCGGAGCGTCCGGAGTTTTATCAGGCATGCGATAAATACGGGTTGCTTGTGATGCAGGATTTCTGGGGATCAGGCGACTGCAACGGTCGATGGGTCGATCCGATGAAAAAAGAAGACCAGTGGACGCGCCGAAATTACCCCGACGATCATGACTTATTTCTAACCTCAGCGGCCGATCAGATCAAGATGATTCGCAACCACGCGTCGCTGGCCATCTGGTGCGGAGGGAATGAAATTACGTTGCCGCAGGATATCATGACGCCCCTTCGCGACACAATATTGCCCAAACTGGATGGGACGCGCTGGTTCATCGACTACTCGAACTCAGATGAAATGTCGTTCAACTTTCTGGGTGGAAACGGCGATGGCCCGTATGGTATTCAGCCGATCCGTCATTTCTGGGAACATAGAACCTGGCCGTTTAACTCCGAAGTAGGTTCGGTTGGTGTGGGCGACTATGCATCGCTGGAGCGGTTTATTCCCAAAGAGAATCTGGTGGCCCCAGTGTACGCGAAAAATGGAAAAAGCCAGGTCGATTCGGTTTGGGATTACCACAAATATATTGGCTACGATGCCTCCATTGATCCGTACGGAAAAGCGACCGACGTGCGTGATTTTGCCAAAAAAGCACAGCTCGTAAATTACGACCAATATCGGGCGTTGATGGAAGGATTCAGTTCGCACATGTGGGACTGGTACACCGGAACAATCATCTGGAAAACGCAAAACCCCTGGACAGCCATGCGCGGGCAGATGTACGATTATTACCTCGACCCGAATGCCTGTCTCTACGGTCTGCATAACGGTAGCGAACCCCTGCACATCATGTACAATCCTGTCGATAGCATGGTAATGGTGGTGAACAATACGTTCCGCTACTACCGCGACATGATGATGGTGATCAAGGTCTACGACATGGCGGGTAAAGAAACGACCATAACGCAGGTGTTTTCTGAAATCGGCCCGACGCTGGTTCGTCCATACGTACCCATTGGCCGAACATTGCAGGCGCTGACCAAAGACAAAGGGGCGTTCCTGATGCTGCAACTCCTCGATCTGAATAAGAAACCCATAAGCGAAAATATGTACTGGCTTCCCGACGCAACCGGTGAGTACTCCGGCTTGCAGCAGCTGGCCAAAGCGCCCGTTCAGGTGAAGGCCCGGCAAATTTCCAGCGGAAAAGTAGAGGTAACCCTAACGAACCCCGCCAGAAACCCGGTTGCGTTTTTCAATCGGCTATCGCTGGTCGATGCGGCAACGAAAGCTCGCTTGCTACCCGTTTTCTATAGTGACAACTACGTTTCGGTCCCGCCCGGTCAGCAGAAAACCGTAACCATCGATTTTACGCCTTCTGCCAGTACGCCAATGGTTTCGCTGGAAGGCTGGAACGTGACTGAGCAGTATATTCCAATAGCTAAGCCTTGAGTATAAGTCCGGATCATACCTGATATACGTTTGTACAGCCTGCATGTTTCTCCAGTACAAAGGCCTTCGGTCGGATTTTAGTCTCCCGGAGAATAGAGATTCAGATATGATTTCACGCTGTTCAGACAACGAATCAATCAGTTGAAATAATGAAGCCTGTGATCGCGTAACCAGTCGCCTTACCTTGTTGTGGAATTTCTTAACTGGCTTCATCACAATTGCTTATGCTTCATATCTACTGGCTATTTACGGCTATTCTATGGATAGGCTCCACCCAGACGAATCCACGTTCTGCCCAGACCGATTACGAAAATTTAATTGCAGCCGAACGAGCTTTTGCTCAACTGGCGCTGGATCAGGGTGTAAAGAAGGCTTTTGTCGAAAACCTTGATGAACAATCTGTTGTCTTTCAGAATAATCGCTTTTTGCCCGGTAAGACAACGTACCAGCAACTCCCGGATGGATCGGGTAAATTAACCTGGCGACCTGCTTACGCAGAAATCTCGGCTTCGGGCACACTTGGCTATACAACCGGCCCCTTTGAATTTCGGCCCCGCTCGCTGGACGAAGAACCGGTTAGTTATGGGCAGTTTACCAGCGTTTGGCACAAAACAGCAACAGGCCAATGGAAAGTGCTGATTGACTTTGGCTGTACGCTTTCCAAGCCCAATCAGCCAGACTTTATCTTACAGATACCTACTCAGGTTTCATCCAAATCGACGCTACTCCTGGATACATCGGTAGTTAGCCGAGCGTTACGGAAAACAGAACTTGCCTTTATTCAGACAGCCCAAACCAAAAGCCTGCGGGAAGCCTACCAGTCTGTACTGCCTACCAGCGACTCGATTCGCCTGTTGCGGGAAGGCAGTAGTAGCTCTGTAGGACTAACAGCCAAAAAGATAGCCGTTGCTTCCGATCAAAAAGTCGACTATCAGCTTGTTCGTATAATTTCGTCTCCTGCGGGCGATCTAGGTTATAGTTATGGCTATGCCACCTTCGGCAATTCTCGGCAAGGTTACCTGCGTATTTGGCGAAAGCGACATAATCGCTGGCAATTGGCGCATGAAGTTCTTGGCGTCAAGCTCACCTGACCAGAACAATAAAAATTAGTAACCACACAGGCACGCAGAAAAGGTATTTACAATAACTCTTTATTCTCTGTGCCTGCGTGGTTACTAATTTTGCCTAATTGCTTTATTACAAACGACTATTGGTTGAAGAAATAGCTGTCCAGTAGTTTTTACTGACTCTGTATTCTTGATATACTAAGCCTTACCGTTTACGTTTATTGCCCTTTTGCCAGCGACCGACTATGACGCGAATCGACAAACTTCTGCAACGGGCCAACTTGCTGATTACGTACCGGCAGTTCTGGCGTTATGCCTTTATTTTCTGGGGCATCTTAGCCATCATTTCCTATATTCAGAGTACGCTGGTCTGGTTGTTGAGTAATGCCCAAACTATGTACGTTTCAGAGTCGATCCAATGGTTGATTAACTACCTGCTGTGGCTGGGGTCTTCTCCTCTGATTTTATACGCAGCCTACCGGTTCCCATTCCGGCTGACTGGCAGTAACTATTCGTGGCCCAGAACGATCATCATTCACGTACTGATTGCCTCTGCCCTTGGACTGCTAATTACCGTTATATCCTACGCATTGGTCCGGCCCTTACACGCCCATGAAACGGGGCATTGGATGAATCCAAAAACTATTTTACTTTGGTTTTTCTATGGCTATTCCCTTTCTGTAATCACTTACTTATTGGTTGTGGTAGGCTATAGCATCATTTCTTACACAACTCACTATCAAGCCCTAAAAGAACAGAATCTCAAGTACGAACTGAATAATGAGCAGTTGAAAACCCAATTGACGAGTGCGCAGCTCCAATCGTTAAAGATGCAGCTGAATCCTCATTTTTTGTTCAACACCCACCATGCTATTGTTAGCCTGATGTTGCAGAATGACACCCGTAAAGCCATTGATATGGTTACCGCTCTGAGTGATTTATTACGGGGTGTTCTTGCTCATCAGACCGAGAACTTCCTGACTCTGCGCGACGAGCTGAACTTAACTCAGCAATATTTAGCCATTCAGCAAATTCGCTTTCAGGATCGACTGCGCATCGAATACGATATTGATCCGGCCACAGAGCACTGTCTGGTACCGCAGCTTATCCTTCAGCCACTGGTTGAGAATGCCATTACGCACGGAATTTCTTCCCTGACCAACGATGCGCTCATTCGGATCACCACCCGGAAACAGGAGGATTCGATTCAACTAACTGTTTTCGATAATGGCGTTGGCAAAAGTAGCTCTGATACGTATCGGAGCGGCCGTAATGGCTCTGGTTTGGGACTTAACAATACCCGCCTACGGCTAGCGCAGGCATTTGGGAAGGCCGCTCAGTTTACGTTCGACCAACCTTCGGGCGGAAATACAAGGGTTATCATTACGTTTCCCTACCAACCCAGTCTGCTAACGAATTCCACTCATGACAACCTATCGTTCGCTCATTATTGATGATGAAGTGCTGGCCCGAGGGGTCATTCGTACGTTTCTAAAAGCCGACCCATCCATCGTTGTGGTGGACGAAGCGGGCAATGGAACAGAAGCCGTCATTAAAATTCTACAGTATCGGCCTGATCTGATTTTTCTGGATATTCAGATGCCCGAACTGGATGGGTTCGAGGTTCTTAAAGAGATCTGGCCGCATCATCAGCCATTTGTGGTATTCACGACTGCCTACGATCAATACGCCCTGAAAGCCTTTGAGGTCAATGCCATTGATTACCTGCTTAAACCGTTTAACGAAATGCGCTTCCATCAGGCGCTAGGGCGTGTGCAGGAGCGACTTGCTCAACAAACTCAGCCACGTATCGAAGCCTTAGTTAACCAACTGATGGCCGATCAGACTACCCAACCCAAAAGTGCCTATCTGCGCCGGATTCTGGTTAAAGAAACGGGACGCATGTACTTCGTGAAAACCAATGACATCATGTACCTCGATGCTGATGGTAATTATATTACGCTGCATACCGCTACCAGTAGCGACGGGTATGTGGGCGTGGAACGGCACGTTATCTATGACAGCCTGACCAGCCTCGAAACCAAACTTGACCCGACTGATTTTGTCAGAATTCATCGCTCCTATATTGTCAACCTTAACTACATCGACGAAGTTGAAACCTACTTTAATGGCGACTACATGGTTAAGCTGAAAAACGGTCAGCAACTTAAGTGGACCCGCAATTATCGGGATAACCTGAAAGCATTTTATTCGAAATCTGCCTAAGCAACCGGGTTTAGTTGATCAGGCAGAATTAAGTTGCCCGTTATTGAGTTACTGGCTATTTATTCCAGATTGACACATTAAAAAAACACTGGTGTTCAACTGAACAGGGCGATAAAGGGAGTCAGGTGTTTTTTCATGACAAACATTACTAAAAAAACATGTAAAAGTAGTTACTGCCTGGTATAACTGCCCAATTGATCACTGGTAATAGCTACTACCCCTTTTGTCCGCAAATAGACTGCTTATTGAACCGAGTACTGGGAGAATTCCTTTAAATCTGTTGTTGCCTCGAGAGCGATTACCCGCCGGTAAACTTCCAGGGTTTGATTAACCATTTGGTCTGTGGAGAACGCTTCCTGCCGCCGATAACCTTTCTGACGTAAAGACTGACGCAACCCAGGATCGATAAGAATGGATTCAATCTGTTGACGAATGGAGCGGCCAGACTCAGGATCAAAATAAAGGGCCGCATCCTGGGCTACGTCTGGAAAACACGATCTATTACTTAACACAACGGGACAGCCAGCCGCAAAGGCTTCCAGAATCGGAATTCCAAATCCTTCGTAAAGTGAAGGATAAATAAACGCCAGGGCATGTTGGTATAACCGATACAAAATCAGGTCATTGATCGCGTAATGAACTACCTGGCCGGTTAATCCCAGTTGCTCAATAAGTCGAATTTCATCGACCGAAAACGTACCACCACCCCCACAAAGTAGTTTCAACGTTGAATCGTTCTTGAGCAGTGGAGCAAGAGCCTGCAGAAACGGACCGAAGTTTTTGTAACTGTCCCGGCTGCCTACGTAGAGCAGGTAAGAGCTGGGTATCTGGATTTGAAACGTATCGGGTACTGCTAGATTTCGGAAATGAGTCGCGTGATGAATAACTGTAATTTTATCGGCCTGAATCTGGAATAGCTCAATTAAATCATTCTTGGTGTTCTCTGATACCGCAATGATATGAGCTGCCCGGTTGAATAAAACCTGTTTTTGGGCCTTCGACGCATTATCAACGTGCCCGTATCTATCGCCGAATTTATCTTTTATGGCATCGTGATAAGTTAAGACAAAGGGTTTATTCCCAATAAATTTCAGGAAGTAGGGATGGAAAAAGGTGGGATGAAACAGGTCATACTGCCCACGCCGTACTTGCACCGAACTCCACAGCCGATTAATCAATGAAAAGAGCCGGTTCGTATGCCTGTAGCCCAGGAAGTATTGAAAGGATGTAGTACGCGACCATTGATTTTGGTTTAAATACTCATTATTGGAAAATCGGATTGCTACGCTGGTCTCGATGCCTTGTCGGCGAAGGGCACTCATCAGTTGATAAAAATAGCGGGAAATGCCCCCAAATCTATTGGCAGTAAAGGTTTGGTGATCGTACAGGATTTTCATTCTGGGTGTATTTTTATGGATATGGGGATAGAATAGCAGGCATAGGGACCGGACCTATTGGCCGGAAAAAGTCGCTTGAAACGACTACAAATCCACGCAGCTTAGGGGTGGCTCCGTTGGTGCCTTTGCAAAGGCCATAGGGAGAACTGCCTTAACCGTGTATCATTTCGGCTAACGGCTTCACAGGAAGCGACGGAATCTAATAAGATTGGTAACCGCTTCGTTTAGAGTTGGTTGGGAGAGTAGGTGAACGGGGTGGTGGTCAATTAGGAGTTTCATTCTGTTTTTGGCTAGAGGTGTGTTTTCGTCAAGACCCCAAAAGAGAATGAGTGGTTGGATTTCCCGTTCTGTCTTTTTTATAATTTTAGGCTGACAGACAGTACCGGTTCTCAGTGGGAAGCCGAAATTAAACGCATTCTCTCTCACCTACAATAGAAGATATACAACTACTTTGCGCCCTGAAAGCCGAAGGCAAGCAGAGATCGTCTATAGTAAAATTACTTTTCAGAGTTAGAGTGCTCTGGAATTCGGTTTCTAATCAAATCGTGCCATAGGTATAAAAGGATGACTAACTACTGACCGATAAGCAACCTGTTGAGCAGACTACTCATTCGCCTTTAGTCTCAATAGGTATGGGCGTTGTTAGAGCGGCCTGTTCATAGTTGTACTGGGTGCCTACCCTGACTTTTCTGGTATAGCACTGCTTCAGCGTCTGGTGTCGATCAGAAAGC
Coding sequences:
- a CDS encoding DUF4440 domain-containing protein, whose product is MLHIYWLFTAILWIGSTQTNPRSAQTDYENLIAAERAFAQLALDQGVKKAFVENLDEQSVVFQNNRFLPGKTTYQQLPDGSGKLTWRPAYAEISASGTLGYTTGPFEFRPRSLDEEPVSYGQFTSVWHKTATGQWKVLIDFGCTLSKPNQPDFILQIPTQVSSKSTLLLDTSVVSRALRKTELAFIQTAQTKSLREAYQSVLPTSDSIRLLREGSSSSVGLTAKKIAVASDQKVDYQLVRIISSPAGDLGYSYGYATFGNSRQGYLRIWRKRHNRWQLAHEVLGVKLT
- a CDS encoding LytTR family DNA-binding domain-containing protein — protein: MTTYRSLIIDDEVLARGVIRTFLKADPSIVVVDEAGNGTEAVIKILQYRPDLIFLDIQMPELDGFEVLKEIWPHHQPFVVFTTAYDQYALKAFEVNAIDYLLKPFNEMRFHQALGRVQERLAQQTQPRIEALVNQLMADQTTQPKSAYLRRILVKETGRMYFVKTNDIMYLDADGNYITLHTATSSDGYVGVERHVIYDSLTSLETKLDPTDFVRIHRSYIVNLNYIDEVETYFNGDYMVKLKNGQQLKWTRNYRDNLKAFYSKSA
- a CDS encoding glycosyltransferase family 1 protein; translated protein: MKILYDHQTFTANRFGGISRYFYQLMSALRRQGIETSVAIRFSNNEYLNQNQWSRTTSFQYFLGYRHTNRLFSLINRLWSSVQVRRGQYDLFHPTFFHPYFLKFIGNKPFVLTYHDAIKDKFGDRYGHVDNASKAQKQVLFNRAAHIIAVSENTKNDLIELFQIQADKITVIHHATHFRNLAVPDTFQIQIPSSYLLYVGSRDSYKNFGPFLQALAPLLKNDSTLKLLCGGGGTFSVDEIRLIEQLGLTGQVVHYAINDLILYRLYQHALAFIYPSLYEGFGIPILEAFAAGCPVVLSNRSCFPDVAQDAALYFDPESGRSIRQQIESILIDPGLRQSLRQKGYRRQEAFSTDQMVNQTLEVYRRVIALEATTDLKEFSQYSVQ
- a CDS encoding sensor histidine kinase gives rise to the protein MTRIDKLLQRANLLITYRQFWRYAFIFWGILAIISYIQSTLVWLLSNAQTMYVSESIQWLINYLLWLGSSPLILYAAYRFPFRLTGSNYSWPRTIIIHVLIASALGLLITVISYALVRPLHAHETGHWMNPKTILLWFFYGYSLSVITYLLVVVGYSIISYTTHYQALKEQNLKYELNNEQLKTQLTSAQLQSLKMQLNPHFLFNTHHAIVSLMLQNDTRKAIDMVTALSDLLRGVLAHQTENFLTLRDELNLTQQYLAIQQIRFQDRLRIEYDIDPATEHCLVPQLILQPLVENAITHGISSLTNDALIRITTRKQEDSIQLTVFDNGVGKSSSDTYRSGRNGSGLGLNNTRLRLAQAFGKAAQFTFDQPSGGNTRVIITFPYQPSLLTNSTHDNLSFAHY
- a CDS encoding glycoside hydrolase family 2 TIM barrel-domain containing protein; this encodes MNYIKYPLLALLLALPFWTQAQKQYELNSGWQCSPIAKTKDTGLIISAPTYSLAGWLPAVVPGTVLTTLLANKQVPDPFYGMNNNKIPDIYATGRDYYTYWFVKEFQETPKSGEQVWLNFRGINYSCDVFLNGQKVNSRPFVGMFLRQSFNITSLLRKDGKNRLAVIVHPPDPVGNANGGQGGDGTIAKNVAHQYVAGWDWIQPIRDRNTGIWDKVTIEKTGAVNLKNPHVITNVPGKRLPDGPQQPAMMRVSAELENTSAMRQSGVLRYTLNGQVVTKAVSLAPRTTTTVDLPALTLTNPKLWWPAGYGEQHLYPMNVQFLTGDKAVSDEESLLVGVREIQSEWNSFTRSRQVLVNGQKVFIKGANWIVSDAMLRFTPERYNAEIRFHRDMNLNLIRIWGGALSERPEFYQACDKYGLLVMQDFWGSGDCNGRWVDPMKKEDQWTRRNYPDDHDLFLTSAADQIKMIRNHASLAIWCGGNEITLPQDIMTPLRDTILPKLDGTRWFIDYSNSDEMSFNFLGGNGDGPYGIQPIRHFWEHRTWPFNSEVGSVGVGDYASLERFIPKENLVAPVYAKNGKSQVDSVWDYHKYIGYDASIDPYGKATDVRDFAKKAQLVNYDQYRALMEGFSSHMWDWYTGTIIWKTQNPWTAMRGQMYDYYLDPNACLYGLHNGSEPLHIMYNPVDSMVMVVNNTFRYYRDMMMVIKVYDMAGKETTITQVFSEIGPTLVRPYVPIGRTLQALTKDKGAFLMLQLLDLNKKPISENMYWLPDATGEYSGLQQLAKAPVQVKARQISSGKVEVTLTNPARNPVAFFNRLSLVDAATKARLLPVFYSDNYVSVPPGQQKTVTIDFTPSASTPMVSLEGWNVTEQYIPIAKP
- a CDS encoding family 20 glycosylhydrolase — translated: MIRLHYLLLALFVTLSIQAQDVAQRYPLIPYPTSLTPASGQFVVTAQTALIVQDSRFENEARQLQALLEPGLGKRLSSKGNSSKIVLQYDASITNPEGYDLTITPQQVTLKASQPVGMFRAVQTIRQLLPVAIEKATKPLSSITIPAVQIRDQPAYAWRGMHLDVSRHFYSMDYLHTFIDRLALYKFNKFHLHLTDDQGWRLEIKAYPKLTSEGAWRTYNNQDSVVLKRAVTNPDFDLPKQFIRQQNGQTQYGGFYTQAQMRDLIAYAAARHVEIIPEIDMPGHLTAAIKAYPFLSCTGQEGWGKTFSVPICPCNEPTYTFMETVLSEVIALFPSPYVHIGADEVEKSTWAQSAGCQELMKRENIKNVEELQSYFVHRIEKFVQSKGKKLMVWDDALEGGLKPSTAVMYWRSWVKDAPHKAAQNGNDVVMTPVSNLYFDSPPGIQSVENIYNLNVVPERITAGQTKQFLGAQANIWTEYIPTENRVDYMSMPRMTALAEVVWTAKKDYSSYQKRLLQHFLRMEQLGIHYRLPDLTGFAEENVFVDQATLRIKKPLDSYSLRYTTDGSNPQSNSPELPGGLSITKPQTVKVAAFTPSGVRGDVYSLRYQQQAYATPVTIANPQAGLTSSYFKKYFKETKLMKQQTPDSTYTINNVVVPKSVNAPSFGIQFRGYLTVPETGVYSFFYTCDDGGILRIADRMVVDNDGNHFPIEKSGQVALQKGAHPFEADFIEGGGGFTLKLKYSLNGSEPMDIPDSWFGH